A single region of the Strigops habroptila isolate Jane chromosome 3, bStrHab1.2.pri, whole genome shotgun sequence genome encodes:
- the TSPO gene encoding translocator protein: MEVVSAWAPAVGFTLLPPAGGFLGSKLTKKKLPVWYESLQKPSWCPPNWVFAPVWGAIYTSMGYGSYLVWKEAGGFSKKSVIPLGLYAGQLALNWSWTPIFFRAHKMGWGLVTLLLTTGTATAATVSWYKVNKTAAYLMIPYLAWLTLASALNYRVWKDNRDKKQCE; the protein is encoded by the exons ATGGAAGTGGTGTCAGCCTGGGCCCCGGCGGTGGGTTTCACACTCCTGCCCCCTGCAGGAGGATTTTTAGGAAGCAAACTAACCAAAAAGAAACTGCCAGTGTGGTACGAATCTCTACAGAAGCCATCCTGGTGCCCACCTAACTGGGTGTTTGCTCCTGTTTGGGGAGCTATCTATACATCGATGGG atATGGCTCCTACCTGGTGTGGAAGGAAGCGGGGGGCTTCAGCAAGAAGTCGGTGATTCCTCTGGGTCTGTATGCAGGGCAGCTGGCATTAAACTGGTCATGGACTCCAATATTTTTTAGAGCTCACAAAATGGGATGG GGGTTGGTGACTCTCCTGCTCACGACTGGCACGGCGACAGCTGCAACTGTTTCCTGGTATAAAGTCAACAAAACAGCAGCTTATTTGATGATTCCTTATTTAGCTTGGCTAACTCTGGCTTCTGCACTCAACTACCGTGTCTGGAAGGACAATCGCGACAAGAAGCAATGCGAATAA
- the LOC115605535 gene encoding uncharacterized protein LOC115605535 — protein sequence MSQTRRIRGHFVLSSYTNGAPEEETYSNRRTIPDTTEQMEFNISSATQVGRQLALIGDEFNRRYHWKFEDTLLHLAHGVAISVFQTWNIIRSVIRSFGTILNNNWTKRIVGYGSWICRLPFRCVCQKLVPAALLVVAFWWAMNYGLQN from the exons ATGTCTCAAACGAGGAGAATCCGCGGGCACTTCGTCCTCTCCAGCTACACCAATGGAGCACCAGAAGAGGAAACCTACAGTAACCGCCGAACAATTCCAGACACCACAGAGCAAATGGAGTTTAATATCAG CTCAGCTACCCAGGTTGGCCGTCAGCTGGCCCTGATTGGGGATGAATTTAACAGGAGGTACCACTGGAAGTTTGAAGACACGCTGCTTCACCTGGCACACGG GGTTGCTATCAGTGTTTTCCAGACGTGGAATATTATTAGAAGTGTTATAAGAAGCTTTGGAACTATTTTGAACAATAACTGGACAAAGAGGATCGTCGGTTATGGAAGCTGG attTGCAGGCTTCCTTTTAGGTGCGTCTGCCAGAAGCTGGTGCCTGCAGCCTTGCTTGTTGTTGCCTTTTGGTGGGCCATGAATTATGGACTGCAGAATTAA
- the MCAT gene encoding malonyl-CoA-acyl carrier protein transacylase, mitochondrial has translation MPAPRAVRAPPTAGARLEERPPPGAGREERCRVGWCGTGQAQGGERRGGFPAPLPFLPPGARRGGGCRRGPPGSRGNAGRGGAGGRAAAMGSWAAATWRLGGCSGRGGLRGVPRRRGSSRPGGGDRAATLSDLLQSSVGGEEPDAAAARRERRSPREGTVLLFPGQGSQLVGMGRGLLQYPGVRDMYRLAEKVLGYDLLSLCLEGPQDELDRTRHCQPAVFVASLAAVEKLNHQRPEVVASCVAAAGYSVGEFAALVFAGAMGFAEALYAVKVRAEAMQKASEAVPSGMLSVIGRREANYKFACLEARKHCESLGIENPVCEISNYLFPDSRVIAGHLQALEFLQENARKYYFTRTKMLPVSGAFHTRLMEPAVEPLAEVLNSIEIEKPLVCVYSNVDGKKYMHSKHIRKLLVKQVVSPVLWEQTMHAVYERQQGTEFPYTYEVGPGKQLGAVLKKCNLKAWKQYNHVDALEDEEAAKT, from the exons ATGCCCGCCCCCAGGGCCGTCCGCGCTCCTCCCACCGCCGGAGCCCGCCTCGAGGAGCGGCCTCCCCCCGGCGCGGGGCGGGAGGAACGGTGTAGAGTGGGGTGGTGCGGCACAGGCCAGGCCCAGGGCGGCGAGCGCCGGGGTGGCttccctgcccctctccctttcctccctcccgGCGCCCGGCGGGGGGGCGGTTGCCGGCGGGGGCCGCCCGGTTCCCGTGGCAacgcggggcgcggcggcgcgggcgggcgggcggcggccaTGGGCAGCTGGGCCGCGGCGACATGGCGGCTTGGTGGCTGCAGCGGGCGCGGCGGCCTCCGCGGCGTaccgcggcggcggggcagcTCCCGCCCCGGCGGTGGGGACCGGGCGGCGACCCTGAGCGACCTGCTGCAGAGCTCGGTGGGGGGCGAGGAGCCGGACGCGGCGGCGGCGAGGCGGGAGCGGCGTTCCCCCCGGGAGGGCACGGTGCTGCTCTTCCCCGGGCAGGGCAGCCAGTTGGTGGGGATGGGCCGCGGGCTGCTGCAGTACCCCGGCGTGCGGGACATGTACCGCCTGGCCGAGAAGGTGCTGGGCTACGACCTGCTCTCCCTCTGCCTGGAGGGGCCGCAGGACGAGCTGGACCGCACCCGGCACTGCCAGCCCGCCGTGTTCGTCGCCTCCCTGGCCGCCGTGGAGAAGCTCAACCACCAGCGGCCTGAA GTGGTGGCGAGCTGCGTGGCGGCGGCGGGGTACAGCGTGGGGGAGTTCGCGGCGCTGGTCTTCGCTGGAGCCATGGGCTTTGCCGAAG CGCTGTACGCGGTCAAAGTGCGCGCCGAAGCCATGCAAAAGGCGTCGGAAGCCGTCCCCAGCGGAATGCTCTCGGTTATCGGTCGGCGAGAGGCAAATTACAAATTTGCCTGCTTGGAAGCCCGTAAACACTGCGAGTCGCTGGGTATAGAAAACCCCGTGTGTGAAATTTCAAACTATTTGTTTCCAGACAGCAGAGTCATTGCAGGACACTTACAG GCTTTGGAGTTTTTGCAGGAGAATGCCcgaaaatattattttacacGTACAAAAATGCTTCCGGTCAGTGGAGCTTTTCATACCAGACTTATGGAACCAGCGGTAGAGCCACTGGCTGAAGTCCTAAATTCAATTGAGATTGAGAAACCGCTGGTCTGTGTCTATTCCAATGTTGATGGCAAAAAATACATGCACTCAAAGCACATTCGGAAGCTGTTAGTGAAGCAGGTGGTTTCGCCCGTTTTGTGGGAGCAGACCATGCATGCTGTGTATGAAAGACAGCAAGGAACAGAATTTCCTTACACGTACGAAGTGGGGCCTGGGAAGCAACTAGGAGCTGTTCTCAAAAAGTGTAATTTAAAGGCCTGGAAACAATATAACCATGTAGATGCTCTGGAAGATGAGGAAGCAGCAAAGACCTAA